GCCCTCGCGCGTGCTGGCGCGGATGGCGGACGCCACGGAGATTGAAATCCACGCGCACGGCATCACCGACCCCAGCATCTCCGGCGCGTCGCTGGTGGTGCTGTCACCGGAGGTGAACGGCCGCTACGCGCTCACGGCGGACGTGGTGCGCGAGCAGCGGCTCACCGGCGCGCCCACCGTGTTCCTGGCCGCGTGCAGCGCGGGCCGCACGTCGTCCCTCCAGAGCACGGAGCCCTTCAGCCTGCCCGCGGCCTTCATCGACTCCGGGGCCCGCGCGGTGCTGGCCTCCACGGTGGACATCCCGGACGCCGCGGGCCGCTTCTTCGACGGGGTTCGCCGGAGCATCCACGCCGGCAAGCCCGCGGCCGTCGCGCTGCGCGATGAGCGCCAGGCGTGGCTCGCGCGCGACTCCCGCGCCGTGTGGACGCGCTCCGTGTTGCTGGTGGAGCGGGCGGACTGAACAGGTCAGAAGGGAGCGTCCAGGTGCGTGTTGCCTCCCGGAACGAGGAAGTGGTGGAAGGTGACGCTGGCGCTCACGTCCAGCGCCTTCACCCAGTGCCACCAGCCCACCGGCAGGAACACCATGTCCCCGGGCTCCAGCACCGCCTCCAGCACCGTGGCCTCGGCGAACAGCGGGTGAGCGGCCAGGTCCGGCTTCGCCGCGTCCACGTGGCTGAAGGTGCCCCGGTGCGGGTACACGCGGTGGCGCTCGAAGGACGGCACCAGCCGCACGTGCTTGCGGCCCATCACCTGGCCCAACAGGATGTTCATGTTGTCGTGGTGCAGCGGGGTGACGGTGCCCGCGGGCCCCAGCAGCAGCGTCAGTTGATCCGCCCGCAGCGACGGGTCGATGAGCCCCGCGGGGGCCCGCAGGTCCTCGCGCAGCGGCGCCAGCCCCTCGCGCCCCCAGTTCTCGTTGCGCGGCACCATGTAGAAGTCGTTCGTCTCTCCGGCCGTCTCCACGCGGGTGAGGAACTCGGAGAAGGGCATCCGCGCCCGGTGCCGGTCCTGCTCGGCCGCGTGCTCCGGGTTGGCGTCGCGCCCCACCATCACCTCCACCTCCACCGCGCCGAAGCGCTCGCGGAAGTACGCCAGCGACCAGCGCTTCATCGCGGGCCAGTCCGCCATCAGGCCGCGCAGCACCACCGGCCGGTGGCCCAGGTAGTAGCGGCGGAAGAACTCCTCCGGGGACACCCCCTCGCGCACCTCCAGCTCCCGGCCCCCGTCCCGGGCGCGCAGCTCGCTGTAGACGTCCATCAGCGACTCCAGCCAGCCGAAGTGCCGGGCCACCTGGAGCGCCGCCTTGAAGTACGGGTGCTGCCCCACCGCGGCGATCTCCTCCCGCGCCAGCGCCGGGTCCACCCCCGCCTGCACCAGCGTCTGCTGTACGTCCTCCGCCGACACTCCCAATGCCAGGTTCTCCGCCAGCCACTGCCGCCACGCGGGGTGCAGTGGAGACTTGTCCTCGTTCATTCGGAACTCCTTGAAATCCTTGAAGGAGTGGCCCTGGGGGGCCCTCCTGCCGGTGAGGCAAGGCGTGGTATGGACCACGCCCAACAGTCTTTTTCTACCCATCCCCGGTTTTCGCCGGACTTCCTCAGCACCAGGAGAAGCGACCCATGATCCCCGGAGACACGTCCTCCGCCGTCAATGCCTTCGAGCCGGACCGCAGCGCCCCGCACGTGAAGAATTCGTACGTCAACTGCTCGGAGCGTGGCCCCAAGCAGCGCCGCCCCCTGCCGCCGCCGTCGGTTCCGCCCCTGCTGGCGGGGCCGGAAGGGGCCCGCTGAGGCACCTGCCGGGCAGGCTTGTCTGCCCTTCCGGGCATTTTTCTCTCAAGAAACGAACCGCTCGGCGTCTTTAGTCAGGAAAGCCCACCAGTCACTTCGGGGCCTTGTGTCATGGCCAATCTCTTCAACCGGGAAAAGCGCCACTTCGAGGCGTTCATCCAGCGACACCGGCCCAGCCTGCTGGCGGTGGCGCGGCGGTTGTGCGCTCGCGGCGCCCTGGACCCGGAGGACCTGGTCCAGGAAGCCTTCGAGCGGGCGCTGCCGGAGTTTGGCCACCTGAAGGACCGGACGGAAGCGGCGTGCGCGGCGTGGCTGTGCACGACGATGACGAACCGGTTCCTGGACCACTGCCGCCGGCATCGCACGGAGAGCCGGGGGCTGCCGCACCTGGCGCTGGTGCAGGATTTGCCGGTGACGGGGGATGGCGACCAGGAGAACTGGGAGCTGGTGGGCAACGACGCGTTCCAGGCGGCCATCGAGCAGCTCAAGCCGCATCTGCGGGACGCGTACAAGCTTCACGCGGAAGGCCGTCGCTACCAGGCCATCGCTGAACATTTCAACGTTCCCGTGGGAACCGTGGGCAGCTGGCTGACGCTGGCGCGCCGGGACCTGAGGGAACTGCTCCTTCCGAGCGTCGCCGTGGCTCGGGAGCGGGGGGTCCAGTCATGAACGCGCATTGCACCCGGTTGCACCTCTTCATGGACGGCGAGCTGTCCGAGTCCGACGCCGAAGGCTTCCGGAACCACCTGCCGCGCTGTACCGCCTGCGAGGGTGGCCTCCGGGACCTGCTCCAGTTGGAGCTGCTGGCGGCGCGCGCCCTGGGCACGGGCGTGGCGGAGGCGCCGGCGGAGAAGCCCGCGGGCAACGTG
The sequence above is drawn from the Corallococcus sp. NCRR genome and encodes:
- a CDS encoding cupin-like domain-containing protein; translation: MNEDKSPLHPAWRQWLAENLALGVSAEDVQQTLVQAGVDPALAREEIAAVGQHPYFKAALQVARHFGWLESLMDVYSELRARDGGRELEVREGVSPEEFFRRYYLGHRPVVLRGLMADWPAMKRWSLAYFRERFGAVEVEVMVGRDANPEHAAEQDRHRARMPFSEFLTRVETAGETNDFYMVPRNENWGREGLAPLREDLRAPAGLIDPSLRADQLTLLLGPAGTVTPLHHDNMNILLGQVMGRKHVRLVPSFERHRVYPHRGTFSHVDAAKPDLAAHPLFAEATVLEAVLEPGDMVFLPVGWWHWVKALDVSASVTFHHFLVPGGNTHLDAPF
- a CDS encoding RNA polymerase sigma factor gives rise to the protein MANLFNREKRHFEAFIQRHRPSLLAVARRLCARGALDPEDLVQEAFERALPEFGHLKDRTEAACAAWLCTTMTNRFLDHCRRHRTESRGLPHLALVQDLPVTGDGDQENWELVGNDAFQAAIEQLKPHLRDAYKLHAEGRRYQAIAEHFNVPVGTVGSWLTLARRDLRELLLPSVAVARERGVQS